A window of the Candidatus Paceibacterota bacterium genome harbors these coding sequences:
- a CDS encoding DMT family transporter — translation MLWLTVTIVAYLIMAVVFLVDKYLLVSSIPNPKVYAFLIGIAGIFLIFLIPFVDFYVPSLFQLLLSFGAGASFVLALFWFFKALQKFNVSQVVPAVGALTPIFTFFLIYLFSFGKETLSFYEIVSFAILIFGSVLITFEREKSINVKGLKLSLLSAFLFSLYFVMTKYVYLEQPFLNGLIWTRLGGALLALFLFIIWPDVKKQIFAPQDGLQKKSLAIVAANQTVGAGAGILQNWAIALVPLASVAFINALQGVQYAFLLILSIFISWKFPHVLKESFSKRIIIQRVIAILLIVLGLALLVTK, via the coding sequence ATGCTTTGGCTAACCGTTACAATCGTCGCTTATCTTATAATGGCTGTGGTTTTTTTGGTGGATAAGTATCTTTTGGTCAGTTCCATTCCTAATCCAAAGGTTTACGCTTTTCTTATCGGTATTGCCGGTATATTTTTAATTTTCCTCATTCCTTTTGTTGATTTTTACGTTCCTTCCCTTTTTCAGCTTTTGTTGAGTTTTGGGGCAGGCGCTTCTTTTGTCCTGGCGCTTTTTTGGTTTTTCAAAGCTTTGCAGAAATTCAATGTTTCCCAGGTGGTGCCGGCCGTAGGCGCCTTAACGCCCATTTTTACGTTTTTCCTGATTTACCTTTTTTCTTTCGGCAAAGAAACATTGTCTTTTTATGAAATTGTTTCTTTTGCCATATTGATATTCGGCAGCGTTCTAATCACTTTTGAAAGGGAAAAATCAATTAATGTGAAAGGCTTAAAATTGTCCTTATTGTCTGCTTTTCTTTTTTCTTTGTATTTTGTCATGACAAAGTACGTTTATTTGGAACAGCCGTTTTTGAACGGTTTGATTTGGACGAGGCTGGGAGGCGCTTTGCTGGCTTTGTTTTTATTTATTATCTGGCCTGACGTTAAAAAGCAGATATTTGCTCCTCAAGACGGGCTTCAGAAAAAGTCTTTGGCAATTGTCGCCGCTAACCAGACAGTGGGAGCAGGAGCCGGCATTTTGCAGAACTGGGCGATAGCTCTGGTTCCTTTAGCCTCTGTTGCTTTTATCAACGCTTTACAGGGAGTACAGTATGCTTTCTTGCTGATTCTGAGCATTTTCATTTCCTGGAAGTTTCCCCATGTTTTAAAGGAATCTTTTTCCAAGAGAATTATTATTCAAAGAGTAATCGCCATTTTGCTGATCGTTTTGGGATTGGCGCTATTGGTAACAAAATGA